From a region of the Methanobacterium sp. genome:
- the hdrC gene encoding CoB--CoM heterodisulfide reductase subunit C, with protein MKSLKRLKDFLTGEESEEKGKNKETPESEVPENSEEGKPVDTETKQETTPAVEKEATAEKKKPKKQRKKKKTAKKEKEVVKETKKEESKNKGSVSMTLLNKEENLVRSEDIDTTFKQDIMDAGAESVALCYQCGTCTGSCPSGRRTPYRIRSIIRKSINGLKNEVMEDETIWECVTCYTCQERCPRGVEIVDVVKTIRNMQSQAGKMAQAHKMTGTFVLKTGHGVPINDATMALRKRVGLNELPPTTHEYPEALEEVQKILKKTGFDSLIGYNWKTGELE; from the coding sequence ATGAAAAGCTTGAAACGTTTAAAAGATTTTTTAACAGGGGAAGAATCAGAGGAGAAAGGTAAAAACAAAGAAACACCTGAATCCGAAGTACCAGAAAACTCCGAAGAAGGAAAACCAGTTGATACAGAGACAAAACAAGAAACCACCCCTGCAGTAGAAAAAGAAGCTACTGCGGAAAAGAAAAAACCTAAAAAACAGCGAAAAAAGAAAAAAACAGCGAAAAAAGAAAAAGAAGTCGTTAAAGAAACAAAAAAAGAGGAAAGTAAAAATAAAGGAAGTGTGAGTATGACTTTACTTAATAAAGAAGAAAATCTAGTACGTAGCGAAGATATAGATACAACCTTCAAACAGGATATAATGGACGCAGGCGCAGAAAGCGTAGCATTATGTTACCAATGTGGTACATGTACAGGATCATGTCCTTCAGGAAGGAGAACTCCTTACAGAATAAGAAGCATAATAAGAAAATCCATTAACGGACTTAAAAACGAAGTTATGGAAGACGAAACTATCTGGGAATGTGTTACATGCTACACCTGCCAAGAAAGGTGCCCAAGAGGCGTTGAGATTGTAGATGTTGTTAAAACCATAAGAAACATGCAATCCCAAGCAGGAAAAATGGCACAAGCACACAAAATGACTGGAACCTTCGTATTAAAAACAGGCCACGGTGTGCCAATTAACGATGCCACAATGGCACTTAGAAAAAGAGTTGGATTAAACGAATTACCTCCAACCACACACGAATACCCAGAAGCATTAGAAGAAGTACAAAAAATACTCAAGAAAACAGGGTTTGACAGTTTAATTGGATACAACTGGAAAACCGGAGAACTAGAATAA
- the hdrB gene encoding CoB--CoM heterodisulfide reductase subunit B yields the protein MDLAYFLGCIMNNRYPGIEKSSRVMFEKFGITLHDMEGASCCPAPGVFGSFDKTSWLSVAARNITIAEDMDMDIMTECNGCFGTLFETNHELHGDEEAKAKINEVLAEVGREYKGNINVRHFAEVLYNDVGLDKIAEAVTTPLDDLNVGVHYGCHFLRPTADIGIDNAEKPTILDELVEATGAKSVNYRDKMLCCGAGGGVRSRDIENALDFTKEKLTNMTDAGVDVIVNVCPFCHLQFDVGQTEIKQKFGDEFNIPVFHLAQFLGLAMGYKPEDLTVDVHQICVDSALEKCSIKDIEELDKVTGGE from the coding sequence ATGGATCTCGCATATTTCTTAGGATGTATAATGAACAACAGATACCCTGGAATCGAAAAATCATCAAGAGTAATGTTTGAAAAATTCGGTATCACACTTCACGACATGGAAGGAGCATCATGCTGCCCAGCACCGGGTGTATTTGGATCATTTGATAAGACCAGCTGGCTTTCTGTAGCTGCAAGAAACATAACCATAGCAGAAGATATGGATATGGATATAATGACCGAATGTAACGGATGTTTCGGTACATTATTTGAAACTAACCACGAATTACATGGAGACGAAGAAGCTAAGGCAAAAATTAACGAAGTTCTCGCTGAAGTAGGCAGAGAATACAAAGGTAACATTAACGTAAGACACTTTGCTGAAGTATTATACAATGATGTAGGTCTTGACAAAATAGCTGAAGCTGTAACCACTCCTTTAGATGATCTTAACGTCGGTGTTCACTACGGATGCCACTTTTTAAGGCCAACAGCAGACATTGGAATAGACAACGCTGAAAAACCAACAATTTTAGATGAGCTTGTAGAAGCAACTGGTGCAAAATCTGTAAATTACCGAGACAAAATGTTATGTTGTGGTGCTGGTGGTGGAGTACGTTCAAGAGACATAGAAAACGCTTTAGACTTCACAAAAGAGAAATTAACCAACATGACAGACGCTGGTGTAGATGTTATAGTAAATGTATGTCCATTCTGTCACTTACAGTTTGATGTAGGTCAAACCGAAATCAAACAAAAATTCGGTGATGAATTCAACATACCTGTTTTCCACCTTGCTCAGTTCTTAGGTCTAGCAATGGGATACAAACCTGAAGATCTAACAGTAGATGTTCACCAAATTTGTGTAGATTCAGCTCTAGAAAAATGTTCAATTAAGGACATTGAAGAACTGGACAAAGTAACTGGCGGAGAATAA
- a CDS encoding DUF749 domain-containing protein, protein MFIATLVGIFKFEEIPQQYGPFVRYKASVENKTIDETEEIAILNISGTQSHHVLFLNSYKNIEEIKEELKQADAKLNYNTKKILEGHL, encoded by the coding sequence ATGTTTATTGCTACACTGGTTGGAATATTTAAATTTGAGGAAATACCTCAACAATACGGCCCATTTGTAAGATACAAGGCATCTGTCGAAAATAAAACAATTGATGAGACTGAAGAAATTGCTATTTTAAATATAAGCGGTACTCAAAGCCATCATGTACTGTTCCTAAACTCATACAAAAATATTGAAGAAATAAAAGAAGAATTAAAGCAAGCTGATGCAAAACTTAATTATAACACTAAGAAAATTCTGGAAGGGCATTTATGA
- a CDS encoding CDP-alcohol phosphatidyltransferase family protein, whose translation MKINKSSILNGITTSRIVFAFIFLYLFVNGLKIESIAVFLVAILTDVFDGYFARKFDLSSSAGAYFDIIADFILVLIAFTAFILHGIYPYWLLILISLVFLQFIVTSKYKLLIYDPIGKYYGAFLFLMILITLIVPTSAFYDFLLYFIIIFTVISLMSRYLFFIFRKSVAE comes from the coding sequence ATGAAAATCAATAAATCCTCTATTTTAAATGGAATAACTACATCCCGGATAGTATTTGCTTTTATATTTCTTTATCTATTCGTTAACGGCCTAAAAATAGAATCAATTGCTGTTTTTTTAGTTGCAATCCTTACTGACGTTTTTGATGGTTATTTTGCAAGGAAATTCGATTTATCATCATCTGCTGGAGCATATTTTGACATAATTGCAGATTTTATTCTGGTTTTAATCGCATTTACTGCATTTATACTCCATGGAATTTATCCTTACTGGTTATTAATCCTTATTAGCCTTGTTTTTTTACAATTCATAGTTACTTCCAAGTATAAATTGCTGATTTATGACCCAATAGGAAAATATTATGGTGCATTTCTGTTTTTAATGATTTTAATTACATTAATTGTTCCAACATCTGCTTTTTATGATTTTTTACTTTATTTTATAATTATTTTCACAGTTATATCTTTAATGAGTCGGTATCTATTTTTTATTTTTCGAAAATCAGTTGCAGAATGA